A portion of the Candidatus Pristimantibacillus lignocellulolyticus genome contains these proteins:
- the mutM gene encoding DNA-formamidopyrimidine glycosylase: MPELPEVETVTRTLTELVQGKQIMQVKVLLPRIIQRPAEIEQFCDALVGQTILSVERRGKFIRIVCNDLVLVSHLRMEGRYGLYLADEEIEKHTHVLFTFTDGTELRYKDIRQFGTMHLFKAGEEMTNLPLSKLGIEPLDEQFTAKVLQQKLQHRTSKIKPLLLNQELIVGLGNIYVDEALFTAAIHPERTPDTLSTQEWKKLHSAIVDTLARAVEAGGSSIKSYVNGQGEMGMFQQQLLVYGRKGEQCTNCSRPIHKFVVGGRGTHICSHCQKLK, encoded by the coding sequence ATGCCAGAATTACCAGAAGTAGAAACGGTGACCCGTACATTAACAGAGCTTGTCCAAGGTAAGCAGATCATGCAGGTAAAAGTGTTACTTCCACGTATTATTCAACGACCAGCAGAAATAGAGCAATTTTGTGATGCGCTAGTAGGTCAAACAATTTTGTCCGTTGAAAGACGAGGCAAGTTCATTCGAATAGTTTGTAATGATCTGGTTCTTGTTTCGCATCTTCGAATGGAAGGGCGTTATGGATTATATCTAGCGGATGAAGAAATAGAGAAACATACTCATGTACTGTTTACTTTCACAGATGGTACTGAGCTTAGATACAAAGACATTCGTCAATTCGGTACGATGCATCTATTCAAAGCAGGAGAAGAAATGACGAATTTACCATTAAGTAAATTAGGAATTGAACCACTTGATGAACAATTTACAGCGAAAGTACTCCAACAAAAATTGCAACATCGAACTTCGAAAATTAAGCCACTACTTTTAAACCAAGAATTAATTGTAGGGCTAGGAAATATATATGTGGATGAGGCGTTATTCACTGCGGCGATTCATCCTGAACGTACACCTGATACTTTGTCAACTCAGGAATGGAAGAAACTTCACAGTGCAATTGTAGATACATTAGCGAGAGCGGTGGAAGCCGGAGGATCATCTATCAAATCATACGTTAATGGACAAGGCGAGATGGGCATGTTCCAACAACAACTTCTAGTCTATGGGCGTAAAGGTGAACAATGTACGAACTGCTCAAGGCCCATTCATAAGTTTGTAGTAGGTGGCAGAGGCACTCATATTTGTTCTCATTGTCAGAAGTTGAAATAA
- a CDS encoding MntP/YtaF family protein, translating to MFVHFASMAILAIAVSLDSFGVGITYGLRKITIPFLSIIIISCFSGAVIGVSMLAGNWLTAYLSPQLANDVGASILVLIGLWALYQYFQSLKEQRSEQEQKVENHNEQTSDLSEHNVINAVSLQTTATLFRVELKRLGLVIQILRTPQTADFDSSGTISSSEAIMLGIALSLDALGAGIGAALLGLNPIVTPIIIAICSALFLIVGTKIGQKLAHIPIVKYFSGLPGLLLIILGISKFF from the coding sequence TTGTTCGTTCATTTCGCCTCAATGGCTATACTAGCTATAGCTGTTAGCTTAGATAGCTTTGGAGTTGGGATTACTTACGGATTACGTAAAATAACAATTCCTTTTTTATCTATAATTATTATTTCTTGTTTTTCTGGAGCGGTTATTGGTGTATCGATGTTGGCTGGTAATTGGTTGACAGCTTATTTGTCTCCTCAGCTTGCCAATGATGTAGGTGCAAGTATTCTAGTATTAATTGGATTATGGGCGTTGTATCAATATTTTCAAAGTCTAAAAGAACAGCGCTCAGAGCAAGAGCAAAAAGTAGAAAATCATAATGAGCAAACAAGTGATCTATCAGAACATAATGTGATTAATGCAGTTTCTTTACAAACGACTGCAACGCTTTTTCGAGTAGAATTAAAGCGACTCGGTCTGGTTATTCAAATATTACGTACGCCGCAAACAGCAGATTTTGATTCATCAGGAACAATTTCTTCTTCTGAGGCGATAATGCTTGGTATTGCATTATCGTTAGATGCATTAGGTGCTGGTATTGGGGCTGCCTTACTAGGTCTTAATCCAATAGTTACACCAATCATTATTGCGATATGCAGTGCGTTATTTCTTATTGTAGGAACCAAAATAGGTCAAAAGCTAGCACATATCCCAATCGTGAAATATTTCAGTGGCTTACCCGGCTTATTATTAATTATACTAGGTATTAGTAAATTCTTTTAA
- the pstB gene encoding phosphate ABC transporter ATP-binding protein PstB, which produces MATLIEAKDLDLYYTDFHALKKVNLTIPEKAVTAFIGPSGCGKSTLLRTLNRMNDMIIGTRIEGQLTISGTDIYSNEVDVETLRKKVGMVFQQPNPFPKSIYDNIAYGPRLHGTTNKKELDEIVETSLKSAALWDEVKDHLKRSALSISGGQQQRLCIARALAVNPDILLMDEATSALDPISTLKIEELVQDLRDKYTIVMVTHNMHQAARVSNQTVFFLNGEVVEFDETEKLFSNPGDKRTEDYISGRFG; this is translated from the coding sequence ATGGCTACATTGATTGAAGCAAAAGACTTAGATTTATACTATACAGATTTCCATGCGTTGAAGAAGGTGAATTTAACGATTCCTGAAAAAGCAGTAACTGCTTTTATCGGACCATCAGGTTGCGGTAAATCTACATTACTTCGCACGCTTAATCGTATGAACGATATGATTATTGGAACTCGAATCGAAGGTCAACTAACTATTAGTGGTACGGATATCTATTCTAATGAAGTTGACGTAGAAACGCTGCGCAAAAAAGTAGGTATGGTGTTCCAACAGCCCAATCCATTCCCTAAATCGATTTATGATAATATCGCATATGGTCCACGTCTTCACGGCACAACAAACAAGAAAGAGTTAGATGAGATTGTAGAAACAAGCTTAAAATCAGCTGCACTTTGGGATGAAGTGAAGGATCACTTGAAACGTTCAGCGCTATCGATCTCAGGTGGACAACAGCAACGTTTATGTATTGCACGTGCACTAGCTGTTAACCCTGACATCTTGTTAATGGATGAAGCTACTTCTGCTCTTGATCCTATTTCAACTCTGAAAATTGAAGAGCTTGTTCAAGATCTACGTGATAAATATACGATCGTAATGGTTACTCATAATATGCATCAGGCAGCTCGTGTATCTAATCAAACGGTATTTTTCTTAAATGGCGAGGTTGTTGAGTTCGACGAAACCGAGAAGTTGTTCTCTAATCCGGGGGATAAGCGTACGGAGGACTACATCTCTGGCCGCTTCGGCTGA
- the phoU gene encoding phosphate signaling complex protein PhoU, with product MIMRKEFDQGLEQLNQWLVEMGELVEGAIDKAVTALKNNNIEQAKEVVAADIHVNDMEEKILELGLKLIATQQPVAKDLRRIIAAFRIANDLERMGDLALDVAKAVIKIDGETLIKPIIDLPRMGEIIRNMTYEAIQSFVHENVDLAYKMAKDDDQVDALYGQMMRELLLLMMENPRNIAQAQLLSFVGRYMERFGDHATNIGESVVYLVTGKRPDLNA from the coding sequence GTGATAATGCGTAAAGAGTTTGATCAAGGGCTTGAACAGTTGAATCAATGGCTTGTGGAAATGGGAGAGTTAGTTGAAGGTGCCATTGATAAGGCTGTTACTGCGTTAAAGAATAATAATATTGAGCAGGCCAAAGAAGTTGTTGCAGCTGACATTCATGTCAATGACATGGAAGAGAAGATTCTTGAGTTAGGCTTGAAGTTAATTGCTACGCAACAGCCAGTTGCCAAAGATTTGCGCAGAATTATTGCAGCATTCCGTATTGCTAATGATCTTGAACGTATGGGTGATCTTGCACTTGATGTTGCTAAAGCTGTAATTAAGATTGATGGAGAAACTTTAATTAAACCTATTATTGATTTGCCACGTATGGGGGAAATAATTCGTAACATGACTTACGAGGCGATTCAATCGTTTGTTCATGAGAATGTTGATCTTGCTTATAAGATGGCTAAAGATGATGATCAAGTAGATGCGCTTTATGGTCAAATGATGCGTGAATTACTACTTCTTATGATGGAAAATCCACGTAATATTGCGCAAGCTCAGTTGTTAAGCTTTGTTGGACGATATATGGAGCGCTTTGGAGATCATGCGACAAATATCGGTGAAAGTGTGGTCTACCTTGTAACTGGGAAAAGACCTGATCTAAATGCATAA
- the polA gene encoding DNA polymerase I, translated as MSKWMLIDGNSITYRAFFAMPPLTNSSGMHTNAIYGFTTMLLKLIEEHKPSHILVAFDAGKVNFRHEQFEDYKGGRQKTPPELSQQFPILKELITAFGIQQYELSGYEADDIIGTLTKKADEQGVEVMVISGDKDMLQLASENVTIALTRKGVSEIELYSPETISEKYGLTPLQIIDLKGLMGDTSDNIPGVPGVGEKTALKLLHQFPSVEEVLANLDAQKGKLKENLTNNQESAIMSKKLATIFREVPLEHNEDQMQFNGYDHNQLAEQLQKLEFKSLIERLQLSAESGSSAEEARSALESLRIHVIANDNDASVVNELMQAIEQSAEHGLFIEAIGDNPHQASFEGLSISFQDDVYVIAKDQLTEPLLQPFCEWLSNEDKPKYGYDLHKSELVLSWIGVKLGGAKFDVQLAAYLLDPTDGNQLLYTIAERHNVYGLASDDEVYGKGAKLKLPEDEKLFQHLALKARTVEKLVPLLNEELEQMSMLSLYYDLEGPLSRILAKMELQGIKVASSELENQGVELEAALKLITASIYELAGMEFKISSPKQLGEVLFEKLSLPAKKKTKTGYSTDAEVLEELAPYHPIIAHILNFRQLSKLQSTYVEGLLKEVNPTTGKIHTYYRQTIAATGRLSSQFPNLQNIPIRLEEGRKIRKAFVPSEAGWTILAADYSQIELRVLAHISGDEKLKEAFIHNMDIHTKTAMDVFGVTAEEVDSNMRRSAKAVNFGIVYGISDFGLSQNLGITRKEAAQFIEQYFNIFSGVRKYMEDIVAEAKSNGYILTLLDRRRYVPDIHSSNFNLRSFAERIAMNTPIQGTAADIIKLAMVRMEQTLKERQLESRMLLQVHDELVFEVPPHELELMKQLVPQVMSEALQLDVPLRADVSFGNSWYEAK; from the coding sequence ATGAGTAAATGGATGTTAATTGATGGAAATAGTATTACATATCGTGCATTTTTTGCAATGCCACCTCTTACGAATTCTTCAGGCATGCATACAAACGCGATATATGGTTTTACGACCATGCTTTTGAAGCTGATTGAAGAACATAAGCCAAGTCATATTCTTGTAGCATTTGACGCAGGTAAAGTTAACTTTAGACATGAACAATTCGAGGATTATAAAGGTGGACGTCAAAAAACTCCTCCTGAGTTATCACAACAATTTCCTATATTAAAAGAGCTTATCACGGCTTTTGGGATTCAGCAGTATGAATTGTCTGGTTACGAAGCCGACGATATTATTGGTACTCTAACGAAAAAGGCAGATGAACAAGGTGTAGAAGTGATGGTAATTTCTGGAGATAAGGATATGTTACAGCTTGCTTCAGAGAATGTCACCATTGCTCTTACTCGAAAAGGAGTTAGTGAGATCGAATTATATTCTCCAGAAACGATTTCTGAGAAATATGGATTAACTCCACTGCAAATTATTGATCTAAAAGGTCTAATGGGCGATACTTCAGATAATATTCCAGGAGTACCTGGTGTAGGTGAGAAAACTGCGCTTAAATTATTACATCAATTCCCTAGCGTGGAAGAAGTATTAGCTAATCTTGATGCACAAAAAGGGAAATTGAAAGAGAATCTAACAAACAATCAAGAATCAGCTATTATGAGTAAGAAATTAGCGACGATCTTCCGCGAAGTTCCGCTTGAACACAATGAAGATCAAATGCAATTTAATGGTTACGATCATAACCAGCTTGCTGAGCAATTGCAAAAGTTAGAATTCAAATCTCTCATTGAACGATTACAATTATCTGCTGAGAGTGGTTCTTCTGCGGAAGAAGCTCGCTCTGCTCTTGAGTCATTACGTATTCATGTAATCGCCAATGACAATGATGCGAGTGTAGTGAATGAGCTTATGCAAGCAATTGAGCAAAGTGCTGAGCATGGCTTGTTTATAGAAGCAATAGGAGATAATCCACATCAAGCAAGCTTTGAAGGTTTATCTATCTCCTTCCAAGATGATGTGTATGTTATTGCGAAAGATCAATTGACTGAGCCGCTTTTACAACCTTTCTGCGAGTGGCTTTCTAATGAAGACAAGCCTAAGTACGGATACGATCTTCACAAATCCGAATTGGTTTTAAGCTGGATTGGCGTGAAGCTTGGTGGTGCGAAATTTGATGTGCAACTGGCTGCTTACTTATTAGATCCTACTGACGGTAACCAACTGCTATATACGATAGCTGAGCGACACAACGTATACGGACTAGCTTCAGATGATGAAGTATATGGTAAAGGTGCGAAGTTGAAGTTACCTGAGGATGAGAAGCTATTCCAGCATCTTGCGTTGAAAGCTAGAACGGTCGAAAAACTAGTTCCGCTATTGAATGAAGAATTAGAACAGATGTCTATGCTTTCTCTATATTACGATCTTGAAGGGCCATTATCACGTATTCTTGCGAAGATGGAGCTGCAAGGAATTAAGGTAGCAAGTAGTGAATTAGAAAATCAAGGTGTCGAGCTTGAAGCTGCACTGAAACTAATTACAGCGAGTATTTATGAATTAGCAGGAATGGAATTCAAGATTAGTTCACCGAAGCAATTAGGAGAAGTCCTTTTCGAAAAGTTATCTCTACCTGCAAAGAAGAAAACAAAAACAGGATATTCTACTGATGCAGAAGTGTTAGAAGAACTAGCACCTTACCATCCGATTATTGCTCATATCTTGAATTTCAGGCAGCTTTCAAAGCTTCAATCAACTTATGTTGAAGGATTATTGAAAGAGGTTAACCCTACAACTGGAAAGATTCATACGTACTATCGTCAAACGATCGCTGCTACAGGTAGACTTAGTAGTCAGTTCCCTAACCTGCAAAACATTCCAATTAGACTGGAAGAAGGAAGAAAGATTCGAAAAGCATTTGTTCCTTCTGAAGCCGGTTGGACGATATTAGCAGCGGATTACTCACAAATTGAGCTACGTGTATTGGCTCATATTTCGGGCGATGAGAAATTGAAAGAAGCGTTTATTCATAATATGGATATTCATACGAAGACGGCGATGGATGTATTTGGCGTAACTGCTGAAGAAGTCGACAGTAATATGCGTCGTTCAGCCAAAGCGGTTAATTTCGGAATTGTATATGGGATTAGTGATTTCGGTCTATCTCAGAATTTAGGAATTACGAGGAAAGAAGCTGCTCAATTTATTGAACAATATTTCAATATCTTTAGTGGTGTCCGCAAATATATGGAAGATATCGTAGCAGAGGCGAAGAGCAATGGTTACATTTTAACGTTACTTGATCGTCGTCGTTATGTTCCAGATATTCATTCTTCAAACTTTAATTTACGTTCATTCGCTGAACGAATTGCAATGAACACTCCAATTCAAGGAACTGCTGCTGACATCATTAAACTAGCGATGGTTCGTATGGAGCAAACGTTAAAGGAACGTCAGTTAGAAAGTCGTATGTTATTACAAGTACATGATGAATTAGTATTTGAAGTTCCTCCACATGAACTTGAACTAATGAAACAATTAGTTCCACAAGTGATGTCAGAGGCACTACAATTAGATGTGCCACTTCGTGCTGATGTAAGCTTCGGCAATAGCTGGTATGAAGCGAAATAG
- a CDS encoding methyl-accepting chemotaxis protein, whose amino-acid sequence MQAVSEKVVNTKLNETSQFQQEHQLLINVISKTPCISPDMNCEQTLAIFRNNPEHECVVIVDGLSRPLGLMMRNELFRRLSQRFSADLFSEKPIEKLADKEPLIVDRRESPNSIIELALSRKGDRLYDCVIVTDGQIVEGILTMSSLLQLSNQLQHKLKEEQQYLIYSSQERIKRIVNEIVNVGQAAKISGEKSDEMVNFTLEGKTMLQKLTNTLEIISLNARKQQSQITELQSSVNEIKKITSIVHELSEQSNLLAINATIEAARAGEHGRAFTVVAQEVMNLAGQTKQSASKISHSVEKIVDVVKDTVEITDEGLQIGLQSDKLISDTESIFLSLFKMVAENKNNLQLIGEQALHANDQANKTVNELKKLNEMNM is encoded by the coding sequence ATGCAGGCTGTGTCAGAAAAAGTAGTGAATACAAAGTTAAATGAAACATCTCAATTTCAACAAGAACATCAATTGTTAATAAACGTTATATCCAAAACACCTTGCATATCACCGGATATGAACTGCGAGCAAACGTTAGCAATATTTCGTAATAATCCAGAACATGAGTGTGTCGTTATTGTAGATGGGTTAAGTAGACCTCTAGGTTTAATGATGCGCAATGAGTTATTTAGACGATTAAGTCAACGTTTTAGTGCAGATTTGTTTAGTGAAAAACCAATTGAGAAATTAGCAGATAAAGAGCCTTTAATAGTAGATAGAAGAGAATCACCTAATTCAATTATAGAATTGGCATTGAGTCGTAAGGGTGATCGTCTATACGACTGTGTCATCGTAACTGATGGACAAATTGTTGAAGGAATATTAACAATGTCTAGCTTGCTTCAGTTGTCTAATCAACTACAACACAAACTAAAGGAAGAACAACAGTATTTGATCTATTCGTCGCAAGAACGAATTAAGCGAATTGTTAACGAGATTGTTAACGTGGGACAAGCAGCAAAAATTAGTGGTGAGAAATCCGATGAAATGGTTAATTTCACATTAGAAGGCAAGACAATGCTTCAAAAGTTAACGAACACACTAGAAATTATCAGCTTAAATGCAAGGAAGCAACAATCACAAATTACAGAGCTTCAAAGTAGTGTTAACGAAATTAAGAAAATAACTTCAATCGTTCATGAACTGTCAGAGCAAAGTAATTTGTTAGCGATCAACGCAACGATCGAAGCAGCCAGAGCAGGAGAGCACGGTCGAGCATTTACTGTTGTTGCTCAAGAGGTAATGAATTTGGCAGGACAAACGAAACAATCTGCATCAAAAATATCTCATTCCGTTGAAAAGATCGTTGATGTTGTAAAGGATACTGTAGAGATTACTGATGAAGGATTACAAATAGGTTTACAAAGTGACAAGCTAATCTCAGATACAGAATCGATATTTTTATCATTATTCAAAATGGTTGCTGAGAATAAGAATAACCTGCAACTGATTGGTGAACAGGCATTACATGCTAATGATCAAGCGAATAAAACAGTCAATGAGTTGAAGAAACTTAATGAGATGAATATGTAA
- the pstA gene encoding phosphate ABC transporter permease PstA, which produces MNIFQDANRKQIANRRLKDQLLHTIFLLATSVGIIALTVLIIDIIIDGWAHLSPDLFTNFPSRKAENAGMKSGLMGSLYILLILIPLSFVMGVGAAIYLEEYAPKNKFTRLVQLNISTLAGVPSIVYGILGLALFVRMLGLEKSLISGALTMTLLVLPVIIVASQEAIRAVPRSRRDASFALGATKWQTVSRSVLPSSIPGILTGVILAVSRAIGETAPLIIVGASTYVAFLPQSLTDAFTAMPIQIYNWISRPQVEFKDLGASAIIILLAILILLNISAVIIRNRYQKKF; this is translated from the coding sequence ATGAATATTTTTCAAGATGCAAATCGAAAGCAAATCGCTAATCGTCGTCTCAAAGATCAATTATTGCATACAATTTTCTTACTAGCTACATCAGTTGGGATTATTGCATTAACAGTGCTAATTATTGATATTATTATCGATGGTTGGGCACATTTATCTCCTGACTTGTTTACTAACTTCCCATCACGTAAAGCAGAAAATGCTGGGATGAAATCAGGTTTGATGGGATCACTTTACATTCTATTGATCCTAATTCCTCTATCTTTTGTAATGGGTGTAGGTGCTGCTATATATCTTGAAGAGTATGCTCCGAAAAATAAGTTTACACGATTGGTTCAATTGAATATTAGTACACTAGCTGGTGTTCCATCTATCGTATACGGTATTTTAGGTCTTGCATTGTTTGTCCGTATGTTAGGACTAGAGAAAAGTTTAATATCAGGTGCGTTAACGATGACGTTACTAGTATTACCAGTTATTATCGTTGCTTCCCAAGAGGCAATTCGTGCAGTACCACGTTCGAGAAGAGATGCTTCTTTCGCTTTAGGGGCTACGAAGTGGCAAACCGTATCACGTTCCGTACTACCTTCATCTATTCCAGGGATATTAACGGGAGTCATTCTAGCGGTGTCACGTGCGATTGGTGAAACTGCGCCACTAATTATTGTTGGTGCATCAACTTATGTTGCTTTTCTACCACAAAGTCTTACAGATGCATTTACAGCAATGCCTATCCAAATTTACAACTGGATTTCTAGACCACAAGTAGAATTCAAAGATTTAGGAGCAAGTGCAATTATTATTTTGCTAGCTATACTGATCTTGTTAAATATCTCAGCAGTAATTATTCGTAACAGATATCAGAAGAAATTTTAA
- the pstC gene encoding phosphate ABC transporter permease subunit PstC: protein MPNKTQSTLSADANEYSNPFKNSRVSIMNKVMPVLLFLCAIVSVLTTIGIVITLLSETINFFKVVPIQDFLFGTKWSALIQPQSFGILPLLTGTLMITTIAIVVALPIGLASAIYLSEYAPDKVRRIVKPILEVLAGVPTIVYGYFAISIITPVIQYIFPGAGVYNALSAGIAVGIMIIPMICSLSEDAMSAVPRTLRDGAYALGATRFEVALKIVVPAAFSGIVSSAVLAFSRALGETMIVSLAAGSTPTLTFNPLDSIQTMTAYIVQVSLGDVARGSVEYGSIFAVGMTLFIFTFLLNILAQYISRRFREEY from the coding sequence ATGCCGAACAAGACACAGTCGACATTGAGCGCAGATGCTAATGAGTATAGCAATCCATTTAAAAATAGTCGTGTAAGCATAATGAATAAAGTGATGCCTGTACTACTATTTTTATGTGCGATTGTATCCGTTCTAACGACGATAGGCATTGTGATCACGCTTTTATCTGAAACAATCAATTTCTTCAAAGTTGTCCCTATTCAGGACTTCTTATTTGGAACAAAATGGTCTGCACTCATCCAGCCACAAAGCTTCGGTATTTTACCGCTACTTACTGGTACTTTAATGATTACAACGATCGCAATTGTTGTAGCTTTACCAATTGGATTAGCTAGCGCTATATATTTATCTGAATATGCTCCGGATAAAGTTAGGAGAATTGTAAAGCCAATTCTCGAAGTATTAGCAGGTGTTCCTACCATTGTGTATGGATACTTTGCAATTAGTATCATTACTCCTGTTATACAGTATATTTTCCCAGGAGCGGGTGTATACAACGCGTTAAGCGCTGGTATTGCTGTCGGGATTATGATTATTCCAATGATCTGTTCATTAAGTGAAGATGCTATGAGTGCAGTACCAAGAACTTTAAGAGATGGCGCTTACGCTTTAGGAGCAACTAGATTTGAGGTAGCATTGAAAATCGTTGTACCAGCTGCATTTTCAGGCATTGTTTCATCAGCTGTTCTTGCCTTCTCTAGAGCTTTAGGTGAAACGATGATTGTTTCACTGGCAGCAGGTTCTACACCAACCTTAACATTTAACCCTTTGGATAGTATTCAAACGATGACTGCTTACATTGTACAAGTAAGCTTGGGTGATGTAGCGCGTGGAAGTGTAGAATATGGATCAATCTTTGCAGTAGGTATGACATTGTTCATCTTTACCTTCTTGTTGAATATCCTTGCTCAGTACATTTCAAGACGCTTTAGAGAGGAGTACTAA
- a CDS encoding PstS family phosphate ABC transporter substrate-binding protein, giving the protein MIKNKTIKGILTFTMAAMLVFTAACGNTNEGAANNSTNNTTNNATAGNTTNEPVTPEVKLSGEIKIDGSSTVFPITEAVSEEFNAVHKDVRVPVGVSGTGGGMEQFIAGEIAIVDASRPMKDKEVEAAKAAGIEYTQVTVAYDGLSVVVSKENDFIDHLTIEELTKIFSVEGNATNWSDIRAEWPAKPIVIYSPGADSGTYDYFAEVALKDVSMKTDGVTFSEDDNTLVTGVAGTPNGIGYFGFAYYEANQDTLKVVPIDGGNGPVTPTFDTIKDNSYSPLSRELYIYVNNAEMARPEVAEFMKFYVQNAGELSAEVGYVGLPDEEYAKQLANVEALIK; this is encoded by the coding sequence TTGATTAAGAACAAGACAATTAAAGGAATTCTTACATTCACAATGGCAGCAATGCTAGTATTCACTGCAGCGTGTGGTAATACAAACGAAGGTGCAGCAAATAACTCAACTAACAACACAACAAACAATGCAACAGCAGGCAATACTACAAATGAGCCGGTAACTCCGGAAGTTAAGCTTAGCGGTGAAATTAAAATAGATGGTTCTTCTACTGTATTCCCAATTACAGAAGCTGTATCTGAAGAATTCAACGCTGTTCATAAAGATGTACGTGTTCCAGTAGGTGTTTCTGGTACTGGTGGCGGTATGGAGCAATTCATTGCTGGAGAAATTGCAATCGTTGATGCATCTCGTCCAATGAAAGATAAAGAAGTAGAAGCTGCTAAAGCGGCTGGTATCGAATATACACAAGTTACTGTAGCATACGATGGTCTTTCTGTAGTAGTAAGTAAAGAAAATGATTTCATTGACCACTTAACAATTGAAGAGTTGACTAAAATCTTCTCTGTTGAAGGTAATGCTACTAACTGGTCTGACATTCGTGCTGAATGGCCAGCTAAACCAATTGTAATCTATAGCCCAGGTGCAGATTCTGGTACTTATGACTACTTCGCTGAAGTTGCATTAAAAGACGTTTCAATGAAAACGGATGGCGTTACTTTCTCAGAAGATGACAATACACTTGTAACGGGTGTTGCTGGTACTCCTAACGGCATTGGATACTTCGGATTTGCTTACTATGAAGCTAACCAAGATACATTAAAAGTTGTTCCAATTGATGGAGGTAATGGTCCAGTTACTCCAACTTTCGATACAATCAAAGATAATTCTTATTCTCCACTATCTCGTGAACTTTACATCTATGTAAACAATGCTGAAATGGCTCGTCCAGAAGTTGCTGAGTTCATGAAATTCTATGTGCAAAATGCTGGTGAACTATCTGCTGAGGTTGGTTATGTAGGTCTTCCAGATGAAGAGTATGCTAAGCAACTTGCAAATGTTGAAGCGCTTATTAAATAA
- a CDS encoding AraC family transcriptional regulator, which yields MEAVNERVSYDNPLLSIKVFQTHREHNTRTDWHHHKQLELILILKGQLDIYMEAESMIMKAGDVCIIGTSELHRDYCSEDLDYIVVQFDLEHFFDQGSISYMRYFSETHIPLSQANYIFHENEAVKQETANCISQILHEASTRQRGYEIAVSILIKQILLILLRNDHKKVLAEQDSFDKVRLKPVLDYVEEHLTDRIQVEEVCRIANMSYYYFVKYFKKSIGFSFTEYVNYRKVKRAERLLLTKDISITEIGEKIGMPNMAHFYKMFKKHNDCSPKQYQKKMLQWKPDHQSE from the coding sequence TTGGAGGCAGTTAACGAGCGAGTATCATATGATAACCCTCTTTTAAGTATTAAAGTATTTCAAACTCATCGCGAGCATAATACTAGGACTGATTGGCATCACCATAAACAACTTGAATTAATTTTAATATTGAAAGGCCAATTAGATATTTACATGGAAGCTGAAAGTATGATCATGAAAGCTGGAGATGTATGTATTATTGGCACATCTGAACTTCATCGTGATTACTGCTCAGAAGATCTTGATTATATAGTCGTACAGTTTGATCTGGAGCACTTCTTCGATCAAGGATCAATTTCATATATGCGCTATTTCTCAGAAACACATATACCTTTAAGCCAAGCTAATTATATTTTTCATGAAAATGAAGCAGTCAAGCAAGAAACTGCAAACTGCATTAGTCAAATACTGCATGAAGCCTCTACTCGCCAGCGAGGATATGAAATCGCTGTTAGTATTCTAATTAAGCAAATTTTGTTAATTCTATTACGCAATGATCATAAGAAGGTACTTGCAGAGCAAGATTCATTCGATAAAGTAAGATTGAAACCAGTGCTCGATTATGTCGAGGAACATCTTACTGATCGCATTCAAGTAGAAGAAGTGTGTCGAATAGCGAACATGAGCTACTACTACTTCGTAAAATATTTCAAAAAATCAATTGGCTTTTCATTCACGGAATATGTAAATTACAGAAAAGTGAAACGAGCTGAAAGATTATTGCTTACAAAAGATATTAGCATTACTGAAATTGGCGAAAAAATTGGGATGCCGAACATGGCTCATTTCTATAAAATGTTCAAAAAACATAATGATTGTTCACCTAAGCAATATCAGAAAAAGATGTTGCAATGGAAACCAGACCATCAAAGCGAATAA